A single window of Methylocella tundrae DNA harbors:
- a CDS encoding alpha-ketoacid dehydrogenase subunit beta — translation MARKLSYKMAVNEALDLEMTRDPTVILMGEDIVGGAGAPGEDDAWGGVLGVTKGLYAKHGARVMDTPLSESAYVGAAIGAAACGMRPVAELMFIDFIGCCFDEIFNQAAKFRYMFGGKAETPVVIRAMIGAGYRAAAQHSQMLTPLVTHIPGLKVVCPSNAYDVKGLLIQSIRDNDPVIFCEHKNLYSHEVDVPVESYTIPFGEAAIVREGKDATIVTYGLMVHRSRDAAEKLAREGVEVEVIDLRTLSPIDWDTVIESVEKTGRLIAVDEAHPRCSIACDVSAFVAQHAFGALKSAPQMVTAPHSPVPFSPTLEDIYIPTADAIAAAVRKTIVHKMAAA, via the coding sequence ATGGCTCGCAAGCTCAGCTATAAGATGGCCGTCAACGAGGCGCTCGACCTTGAAATGACGCGCGACCCGACAGTCATTTTGATGGGAGAGGATATCGTCGGCGGCGCCGGCGCGCCCGGCGAAGACGACGCCTGGGGCGGCGTGCTCGGCGTCACCAAGGGGCTTTACGCCAAGCATGGCGCGCGCGTCATGGACACGCCTTTGTCGGAATCGGCCTATGTCGGCGCGGCTATCGGCGCCGCGGCGTGCGGGATGCGCCCTGTCGCCGAGCTCATGTTCATCGACTTTATCGGCTGTTGCTTCGACGAGATCTTCAATCAGGCGGCGAAGTTCCGCTACATGTTCGGCGGCAAGGCCGAGACTCCGGTCGTGATCCGCGCCATGATTGGCGCCGGCTATCGCGCCGCTGCTCAGCATTCGCAGATGCTGACGCCGCTCGTCACACACATTCCGGGTTTGAAAGTCGTCTGCCCGTCCAACGCCTATGACGTTAAGGGGCTGCTCATCCAGTCCATCCGGGACAATGATCCCGTCATTTTTTGCGAGCACAAGAATCTCTACTCGCATGAAGTCGACGTGCCAGTTGAATCCTACACGATTCCCTTCGGAGAGGCCGCCATCGTCCGCGAGGGCAAGGACGCGACAATCGTCACATATGGGTTGATGGTGCATCGCTCGCGGGACGCGGCCGAGAAGCTTGCCAGGGAGGGCGTCGAGGTCGAAGTCATTGACCTGCGCACGCTCTCGCCGATTGATTGGGACACCGTTATTGAAAGCGTCGAAAAAACCGGACGTCTCATCGCTGTCGATGAAGCCCATCCACGCTGTTCGATCGCCTGTGACGTTTCAGCCTTTGTGGCGCAACACGCTTTTGGCGCGTTGAAGTCGGCGCCTCAAATGGTAACCGCGCCGCATTCGCCGGTGCCGTTCTCGCCGACGCTCGAGGATATCTACATTCCGACGGCCGACGCCATCGCCGCCGCGGTCCGGAAGACCATCGTCCACAAAATGGCGGCAGCCTGA
- a CDS encoding transporter, with protein MAATPALADNITFAVIGPHEYDLPVNFKPFNVFVQYGENNIGSQAYNNSGGAINGSKQNQFVGLSKYVYFWCFPGISDIGFAYEVITPEVGVTGPGTGNGVRGIGDTLTGPAMWFKPTPNSTLGVQNFLQLPIGMPRVTNGYWANYSSIFFDAQWPAVSLTGNLGAVIRSNQSLPGQPQAVAGTTFHFNARLGWVNPTIFEPFLGVDWQTQSSAYQVVDGLILAPHSEETALGAGVMFKFSPTMSLTVRYSHSVQGRNVDMTNAGYFKLAYVW; from the coding sequence TTGGCTGCAACGCCGGCGCTAGCAGACAACATTACATTCGCGGTGATCGGGCCGCACGAATATGATTTGCCGGTCAATTTCAAGCCTTTCAATGTTTTTGTCCAATATGGCGAAAATAACATCGGATCACAGGCCTATAACAACAGCGGCGGCGCCATCAACGGAAGCAAACAGAATCAGTTCGTCGGCCTTTCGAAATATGTGTATTTCTGGTGCTTTCCCGGCATCAGCGATATTGGGTTCGCTTATGAAGTCATCACGCCTGAGGTTGGAGTCACTGGCCCCGGAACGGGCAATGGCGTCAGAGGCATTGGCGACACGCTGACGGGTCCTGCGATGTGGTTCAAGCCGACGCCGAATTCGACGCTCGGCGTGCAGAACTTCCTGCAGCTTCCCATCGGCATGCCAAGGGTTACGAATGGCTACTGGGCGAATTACTCCAGCATCTTCTTTGACGCGCAGTGGCCGGCGGTCAGTCTCACCGGAAATCTTGGCGCCGTCATCCGTTCGAATCAATCATTGCCCGGCCAGCCACAGGCCGTGGCTGGCACGACCTTTCATTTCAACGCTCGTCTCGGCTGGGTCAACCCGACGATCTTCGAGCCGTTCCTTGGGGTCGACTGGCAAACGCAGAGCAGCGCCTACCAGGTCGTCGACGGCCTCATCCTGGCGCCGCACAGCGAAGAGACGGCGCTCGGCGCCGGCGTCATGTTCAAATTCTCGCCGACGATGTCGCTGACGGTGCGCTACTCGCACTCGGTGCAGGGGCGCAACGTCGATATGACCAACGCCGGATATTTCAAACTCGCCTATGTGTGGTGA
- a CDS encoding acetoin dehydrogenase dihydrolipoyllysine-residue acetyltransferase subunit: MTDERIKPLVMPKWGLSMAEGKVTGWLKKPGSTIKLGDELLEVETDKITNVVEAGDTGVLRRIIGREDTVYPVKALLAVLADPEVPEADIDAFIAGYVTPAAGEDEAEDAGPKYEFVDTAAGRLRYAKRGQGGEQIVLVHGFGGDLDNWLFNIDALADNATVYALDLPGHGQSTKTLSEPSLEGLSKALVDFLNKVGVGNAHVIGHSMGGAIALKTAIDHPELVKSLTLISSVGLGEDINISYIEGFAHSSSRRELKPVLEQLFDDPNLVSRQLIDDLLKYKRLDGVNEALDALAKNLFANGRQASVLKEEAAKAQRPVAVIWGAGDKIIPVSHASSLPAGWRAEVIEGAGHMVQMEKANAVNALIRKHAGI; this comes from the coding sequence ATGACGGATGAACGCATCAAGCCATTGGTGATGCCCAAATGGGGGCTTTCGATGGCCGAAGGCAAGGTCACGGGCTGGCTCAAGAAGCCCGGATCGACGATCAAGCTCGGCGACGAACTGCTCGAAGTCGAGACCGATAAAATAACCAATGTGGTGGAGGCGGGCGATACCGGGGTTTTGCGCCGCATTATCGGCAGGGAGGACACCGTCTATCCGGTCAAGGCGCTTCTCGCCGTGCTCGCGGACCCCGAGGTTCCAGAGGCCGACATCGACGCCTTTATAGCCGGCTATGTGACGCCCGCGGCCGGGGAAGACGAAGCCGAGGACGCGGGACCGAAATATGAGTTCGTCGATACGGCCGCCGGGAGGCTCCGTTACGCGAAGCGTGGGCAGGGCGGCGAGCAGATTGTGCTGGTGCATGGCTTTGGCGGCGATCTCGACAACTGGCTTTTCAATATCGACGCTCTGGCGGACAACGCCACCGTCTATGCGCTCGATCTCCCAGGTCATGGCCAATCGACCAAGACGCTTAGCGAACCCTCCCTGGAAGGCTTGTCCAAGGCGCTCGTTGATTTCTTGAACAAGGTCGGCGTCGGCAACGCGCATGTTATTGGGCATTCGATGGGCGGCGCGATAGCGCTGAAGACGGCGATCGATCATCCAGAACTTGTCAAATCGCTGACGCTCATCAGCTCGGTGGGATTGGGTGAGGATATCAACATCAGCTATATTGAAGGATTCGCCCATTCCTCGTCCCGGCGCGAGTTGAAGCCCGTGCTCGAACAGCTGTTCGACGATCCAAATCTCGTCAGCCGGCAACTGATCGACGACCTCCTCAAATACAAGCGGCTTGATGGAGTCAACGAGGCGTTGGACGCGCTGGCGAAGAATCTGTTCGCCAACGGCAGGCAGGCGTCTGTGTTGAAGGAAGAGGCGGCGAAAGCGCAGCGGCCGGTCGCTGTCATCTGGGGAGCAGGCGACAAGATCATTCCAGTCTCTCACGCATCTTCCCTGCCGGCAGGCTGGCGCGCGGAGGTAATCGAGGGTGCTGGCCACATGGTGCAGATGGAGAAGGCCAACGCCGTCAATGCGCTGATTCGCAAACATGCGGGCATCTAA
- a CDS encoding thiamine pyrophosphate-dependent dehydrogenase E1 component subunit alpha codes for MSDNPFPIDKAGLLEAYRMMKTIREFEERLHIDFAKGDIPGFVHLYAGEEAVATGIMMHLNDRDRIASTHRGHGHCIAKGVDVHGMMAEIYGKVTGSCQGRGGSMHIADLSKGMMGANGILGAGAPLICGAGLAAKFRGDGGVGISFFGDGAANQGMVLESMNLAAVWNLPVIFVCENNGYAEATSRDYGTAVKSYVDRGAGFGIPGVVADGTDFFAVYEVVGELIKRAREGGGPALLECEVIRFFGHFEGDAQTYKAKGENEYNRANRDCLKIFRAKVTEAGVISDAELDAIDQQVADLIEDSVASAKAAPLPSPKDLMSNVYVSY; via the coding sequence ATGAGCGACAATCCCTTTCCAATCGACAAGGCCGGGCTTCTCGAAGCCTACCGCATGATGAAGACCATCCGCGAGTTCGAGGAGCGGCTGCACATTGATTTCGCGAAAGGCGACATACCCGGCTTCGTTCATCTTTATGCAGGCGAGGAAGCGGTTGCGACCGGCATCATGATGCATCTCAATGATCGGGACCGGATCGCCTCGACCCATCGCGGCCACGGCCATTGCATCGCCAAGGGCGTCGACGTTCATGGAATGATGGCTGAAATCTATGGCAAAGTGACGGGCTCGTGTCAGGGCCGCGGCGGCTCCATGCATATCGCGGATCTGTCCAAAGGCATGATGGGGGCGAACGGCATCCTTGGCGCTGGCGCGCCGCTCATCTGCGGCGCCGGGCTGGCGGCGAAGTTCCGCGGCGATGGCGGCGTCGGGATCTCCTTCTTCGGCGACGGGGCTGCGAACCAGGGCATGGTTCTCGAAAGCATGAACCTTGCGGCCGTCTGGAACCTGCCGGTCATCTTCGTTTGCGAAAACAATGGCTACGCGGAAGCGACGTCGCGTGACTACGGAACGGCTGTGAAATCCTATGTCGATCGCGGCGCGGGTTTCGGCATTCCCGGCGTCGTCGCCGACGGAACGGATTTTTTCGCGGTTTATGAGGTGGTCGGCGAGCTCATCAAGCGCGCGCGCGAAGGCGGCGGCCCGGCGCTCCTGGAATGTGAGGTCATTCGTTTCTTCGGCCATTTCGAAGGCGACGCGCAAACCTACAAGGCAAAGGGAGAGAATGAATACAACCGCGCCAACCGCGACTGCCTGAAAATCTTCCGCGCCAAAGTGACGGAGGCAGGCGTCATTAGCGATGCGGAGCTCGACGCGATTGATCAGCAGGTGGCGGACCTCATTGAGGATTCGGTGGCCAGCGCGAAAGCCGCGCCGCTGCCCTCGCCGAAGGATCTGATGTCCAACGTATACGTCTCGTACTGA